The Kineothrix sp. MB12-C1 genome includes a window with the following:
- a CDS encoding LIC_10190 family membrane protein, producing the protein MIMVLMNWFYITCIIYLAGSACMNLLIKAFGSKKEPNLFSVLFTGITVTTLYAQIFSVFSGVNMWANILPIIFCLLYLLLAKRSLAERIRVFGIKTMECLERRGKVFLSVLVIGGVMIAALLSAGQTKMLDTGWYHAQTIRWIEEYGSVKGVANLFIPLGFNSAQHYFDALFSMRFIFGQSMHATGGYFACLLMLHSLCRLAGWKKHRYHTADALAIAEMVYAIIITAFYADPYTDTLPNCLVLFIFAEWIGLLEEQREHGQKPGKEDIFSYGFLCLLGVYATVIKTSVVFVMLLTLYPAYLLIKEKEWKKIAGYLITGIAIIVPFFLTNIRTSGYLVFLAGKIDLFPVKWKVEKDILIHAVDSMIYDVRNIDAPMGEVIGDGIAWIPRWFLNGSISHQILYIGVLILIMFDLFYLFIRLIKRSKIDICMLLTRFTVYLGLIYWLFTLPQVRYCWAFLLFVLAVIPVWYVEEIGGGKLKSAGIMIKGAVILSSVILGMFTGFYGLRTLGYLKQNVPFYLIRQADYEKYEMVPVEKDGITFYIREEGGAIVCGYYVFPYLNDESMLEDIVVGDELRDGFYLSDE; encoded by the coding sequence ATGATTATGGTACTAATGAATTGGTTTTATATTACCTGCATCATTTATTTGGCGGGAAGCGCTTGTATGAATCTATTGATAAAGGCGTTTGGGTCGAAAAAGGAACCGAATCTGTTTTCTGTTCTGTTTACCGGAATTACAGTAACCACGCTTTATGCCCAGATTTTCAGCGTGTTCTCAGGTGTGAATATGTGGGCAAATATCCTGCCGATAATCTTTTGCCTGCTCTATCTTCTGCTTGCCAAAAGAAGTCTGGCAGAAAGAATAAGAGTGTTTGGAATTAAGACAATGGAATGTTTGGAACGGCGTGGAAAAGTATTTCTGTCGGTACTCGTCATAGGCGGGGTAATGATTGCCGCATTACTATCGGCAGGGCAGACCAAAATGTTAGACACCGGCTGGTATCATGCACAGACAATCAGATGGATTGAAGAGTATGGGAGTGTGAAAGGGGTGGCTAATCTCTTCATTCCTCTTGGGTTTAATAGTGCGCAACATTATTTCGATGCATTGTTTAGTATGAGGTTTATCTTTGGACAATCTATGCATGCGACCGGGGGCTACTTTGCTTGTCTGCTTATGCTCCATAGTCTCTGCCGGCTTGCAGGATGGAAGAAACATAGGTATCATACTGCAGATGCTCTTGCGATTGCCGAAATGGTGTATGCGATTATTATAACTGCTTTTTATGCAGATCCTTATACTGATACACTGCCAAATTGTTTAGTGCTCTTTATTTTTGCTGAATGGATTGGACTTTTGGAAGAGCAAAGAGAGCATGGTCAAAAACCCGGAAAAGAGGATATATTTTCTTATGGTTTTTTATGTTTACTAGGTGTTTATGCAACCGTAATAAAAACTTCGGTTGTATTTGTCATGTTATTGACTCTGTATCCTGCCTATCTGCTTATTAAAGAGAAAGAATGGAAGAAAATTGCGGGCTATCTTATAACAGGCATTGCAATAATAGTTCCTTTTTTTCTTACTAATATTCGAACTTCCGGTTACTTGGTCTTTTTAGCGGGTAAAATAGATTTATTTCCGGTGAAATGGAAGGTCGAAAAAGATATTCTCATACATGCGGTAGATAGTATGATCTATGATGTGCGAAATATTGATGCACCTATGGGAGAAGTAATAGGCGATGGAATCGCATGGATTCCAAGATGGTTTTTAAATGGGTCTATCAGTCATCAGATTTTATATATCGGTGTGTTAATACTTATTATGTTTGATCTGTTTTATTTGTTCATAAGATTGATAAAGAGAAGTAAAATTGATATTTGTATGCTCCTCACAAGGTTCACAGTTTATCTTGGACTAATATATTGGTTGTTCACCTTGCCGCAGGTAAGGTATTGTTGGGCTTTTTTACTGTTTGTCTTAGCGGTAATTCCGGTATGGTATGTGGAAGAAATCGGAGGAGGAAAACTAAAGAGCGCGGGGATCATGATAAAGGGAGCCGTAATTTTATCATCCGTCATTCTGGGGATGTTCACAGGGTTTTATGGTTTACGTACCTTGGGCTATCTGAAACAGAATGTTCCTTTTTATTTGATTCGGCAGGCAGATTATGAAAAATATGAAATGGTACCGGTAGAAAAAGACGGAATCACTTTTTACATACGGGAAGAAGGCGGAGCTATCGTGTGCGGATATTATGTCTTTCCTTACTTGAACGATGAAAGTATGCTGGAAGATATTGTAGTGGGTGACGAGTTGAGAGATGGCTTTTATCTATCGGATGAATAA